The genomic stretch aaaaaaaaagctaatacaTATATACTCACACGCATTACAAATCTTAAGTcatacccacacaaacaaacagtatgATGACATGCAGATGATGGCTGAGgctgaagaagaacaaaactcactgaacacatcactgaacaacacacaccacgATGGAAAAGGAAATTAAATAAAGACTGAGTGGTAAATTCAATGAGATTTCAGGAAAAACAACcagaaatgacgggcgcaatagccgagtggttaaagcgttggactgtcaatctgagggtcccgggttcgaatcacggtgatggtgcctggtgggtaaagggtggagatttttacgatcttccaggtcaacaaatgtgcagacctgctagtgcctgaacccccttcgtgtgtatatgcaagcagaagatcctgtaatccatgtcagcgttcggtgggttatggaagcaagaacatacccagcatgcgcacccccgaaaacggagtacggctgcctacatggcggggtaaaaacggtcatacacgtaaaagcccactcttgtgcatacgagtgaacgtgggagttgcagcccacgaacgcagaagaagaagaagaaagatcaagTACTATGTTTAGAAGGTGAATGTTGAAAGCCGAAAACAACTGATATATTCACAAATGTGGTGAACAGATTCTGACTAGTAAAACTTACTACTGAAGTCACACAGAAAAAGTATACACTTGTATTAAGTTAATACGATTATCAAATCTCTGTCAGACAACATATGGCATTAAGAAGATCACTTAAAAACTCAGTCAAACCTTCCAGGCGATTTGTCAGCACACACGTTCCTTACGTATGTCCATCATTGCTCAagtaaaacaataaaacataacTGTAGAAAAACACGTCTCAAACGGCCGGATAACTAAATGAAATATCACTAAAAAACAGATATGAAATTAGCCGTGTTAATGACAACAACACCCAAAATCAAATACTTTCATTCAAAACACCCACAAAgacgaaaaaaatcaaaaagactCCATGACCAAATCAGAGAAGCGAATGTCAAGAAAAGCCGACAGACCAATATTTTATTGTTAGTATAATCGGCACACATAGACTTGTCAAATTCATAGCAGGCATAAAAAGGCTTTTTCTTATTCTCAGTATGCTCCATACGGGCAACCGCACGCCAAAGTCACCACGAAATTGCGAACAGAACAATCTGCAACCGAAGCGCTGTAGTTATTTCAAAGACACAAGCACCAAACTGCAGCACATCTCAATTGCGGAGTGCCACACAGCGAGATCATCCACCAGCAAAGTCctgcagtcaacacacacacacacacacacctccgggACTGAAGATCACCACCTGCATAAGAAGGTCCACGGTGGCTCGCAGGGTTTGCACAACatgacactctctctcctccacctgttCTTCTGAGTGTTCTGAGAAATCATCGTCTGCGCTGTCTGACAGAGGTAATGTCAGAATCATCGTCTAGGCTGTCTGACAGAGGTAATTGTCAGAATCATCGTCTGCGCTGTCTGACAGAGGTAATGTCAGAATCATCGTCTGTGCTGTCTGACATAGTTTTGTGGCCAGCCCGAAAAGTGTGTCAATGGAAACCGTGTTCTTTACTACTGGGATTTTCGACCTTTAACTAGGGATGTCAAGAGCCgagcataacaaaacaaaaaacaaacaacacacacacacacacacacacacacacacacacacacacacacacacacacacacacacacacaaagaaaggaaagaaaaattttAAAAGGAAGCAAATTACGACTTAAGAATAGAAAATAACATTAGACGTGCCGTTTGTACAACTCACTCAAAATAACATTGACCATCTGAATAGTGGTCAGCAATATTCATGATCCTATCTAATGACAAGAATGAACTGTCTATATATCTAGACATTTTGTTCCACTGATGGAACCCCGAGCAGGGTCTCACCAGAACCAGGTGCCTCAGAAGGGATCACTCCCAGCTTCTATTGACGTTTCACGCAGTGAAAGTTGTCTCCGATGATTagatgaaaaaataaatgaaggaatgaacgaacagaagaatgaataaataaattaataaaacatgaaataaataaatgaatatatatatatatatatatatatatatatatatatgaagaaagaaagaaagaaagaaatgacattcCACCAGAGACAGCCTCTAAATGTTGCCTCAGAAGTGACCATACATATCCAGCTTCTCCaaagtcttttgtgtgtgtgtgtgtgtgtgtgtgctgttgcgaACTTGTTGCGAAAGTTCTCGTTtctcaaaacaacaactgaacaaacaaCTTAGTTATCAGTTATCTCACCAAATGGCAGGTGTTTCAAAAAGATGACCAGGTACAATATCTCCGAACGCTTTTCGTGTTGCGGAAACAGAAGTTGTCATTTCCCCCCTACACCATGAACGGACAAACaggtgaacaaagaaacaaactagcACGtgaacgagcaaacaaacaaacaaagaaggtcATTCCCATTTGCCTCACCTATGGCAGGCGCCTCCGAGGTGACCAGGTACAGTTTCTCCAGACGTTTCATGTTGCGGAAGTTGTCAGTGACCGGGGTTCGCTCCGACGAGAGCGCCCTCATGCGGGCACTTTGGGCCAGCCTCTGGGGACTGCGGGTTCTGGGTCTGAagatgataacaacgatgataacgatgatgatgatgataacgatgatgataacgataacaacaacaacaatgataacaatgatgatgacgatgatgatgatgataacaacaacaacaatgataataatgataacgatgatgataacaacaacaaaaatgataacaatgatgatgacgacgatgatgatgataacaacaacaacaatgataataatgataacaatgatgataacaacaacaacaatgatgataacgatgatgatgatgataacaacaacaacagtgatgataatgataacaatgatgataacaacaacaatgatgataacgatgatgatgatgatgataactacaacaacaatgatgataatgataacaatgatgataacgatgatgatgatgataacaacaacaatgatgataacgatgatgatgatgatgataacaacaacaacaatgataataatgataacaatgatgataacgatgatgatgatgataacaataacaacaatgataataatgacaacaataatgataataatgatgatgatgataacaacaacaatgataataatgacaacaataatgataataatgatgatgataataatagtgatgatgacgatgacgacgatgatgatgataagaataatgatgaagatcatgacgacgacgtcgacgacatcaacaacaatactactaataacaataatgatgatgatgacgacaaagatgatggtagtaatgataataatggtgataataataacaatgatgatgataatgataatgtaataacaatgataatgatgctactactactactactactactagtagtactactactactaacaacaacaacaacaataatggatcctactctcgttgccatgggttctttttcagtgcgccaagtgcatgctgcacacagaacctcggtttatcgtctcatccgaatgactagatagctcagtttgattttcacagtcaaacttgggagaaaaggctcgagcgggattcgaacccacaccctcacgggctaTATGATTATTGGCAGCAGAGCGTTTAACCATTCGGACACCTTTCTCTCTGGACAAGCGAGCGGGCTTGAGGACTCACCGGGACCTCCTTACGGACGAGGACCTTTCGGATCCGCTGCAACTCATGGTGATGGGGAAGTACTCCGAGGCCATCAGGTCCTTGCGGGTGAAGCGGGTCAGGGGCACCTCCGCCATGTCCATGTCCACGTTGACCGTCCTCCACAGCCTCTCCGCCTCCCGCTCGTTGTTGTCCAGAGACTTCGCCGCCGCCATCGTCTGgctcatcatcctcgtcgtcgcGGACGGCTCTTTGTTCAACACCGTCGTCCTGGCAACGTTGTCGTCGTAGGCCACGTGGTGTCCAGAGGACGTGTTCCACTCGGACTGCGTCAACCACCTTCTAGGGTCCTGGGCTCTGGAGGAGTAGGTCTCCAACGCACCCTCCTCGCGGTCTTGCAGCTCGTCCTTGAAGACGAGGGTGCCTTGCCTGGAGGAGGGCCGGAGGTAGCTCTTGGCCGTGCTCTCCTCCTCCAGGTTGTTGCGGATGTTGCCGCTGACCAGGCGTAGGGAGCGCGCCATGGAGCGGAGGGAGCTCCGCAGGttgtgatcctcctcctcctgcagcaCATCCCTGTACAGGTCCGCCCGGTACTGGTGCTGGCTCAGCTTCTTCGTTGTCGTTGTGATGTCCGAGTTGGTGGGGTAGAAAAACGTCCTTTccctattgataataataatgatgataaaaaatatgcAGGCTTATcagtatagcgcagtacccccatctcaaatggcgCTCTCCGCGCTTTACcttaagatatacaaatttaggACCAATTGACgtaaaaaatatgtacaaaaaataaaataaaacaaataattgaTTAAACAGACATAGTCTCTCATCACATTTGGTAACATATCCGTATTTCAGACAGTCTCACATCATACTGGCTAGGATTTACATCCCTTGGAACTAAGTGACATAACAAGGGAGTCGACGGAGGGGAACGGGATTAGAAAGAACGACGGCAGCAGTAGTaggagaaatagaagaaggagaagaagaaggaggtggtagaaagggggttggggggtgggggggggggagggtgaaggaggaggaaaaggagaaggccgaggaagaaagaggaggagtagtacaagagagagagagagagagagagagagagagagagagagagagagagagagagagagagagggaggaggcgaAAAGGATGGGCGGAAGAAATGTGAATCTGTCTGGTATTTGTGAAACTAAAATCGTCAAATTGGATGCAGAGACTTTGCAGACATCAAGGTTTCCTAAATACAAATGCTCTTACTGAGATAAGATTAATGATTATAGCTGATAAGAGTGAACGACAATAGCTGCGTATACCCACCAAACTTAAAATGTTTTCGATGGTACATGTTTGCAAATAATTCCTTTCCATGAAAGCCAGCCAAGTAAACATGATCGATTAGATTTAtcaatgacgggtgcaatagccgagtggttaaagcgttggactttcaatctgagggtcccgggttcgaatcacggtgacggtgcctggtgggtaaagggtggagatttttcccgatctcccaggtcaacatatgtgcagacctgctagtgcctgaacccccttcgtgtgtaaacgcatgcagaagatcaaatgcgcacgttaaagatcctgtaatccatgtcagcgttcggtgggttatagaaacaaaaacatacccagcatgcacacccccgaaaacggagcatgcctgcctacatggcggggtaaaaacggtcatgcacgtaaaagctcactcgtgtacatgcgagtgtacgtgggagttgcagcccacgaaagcagaagaagaagaagaagaagaagaagaagaagaagatttatcaTTGACAGATACACTTTATCAGTTTATGAAATCACATGTTTCGTGTAGCATGAATTTATCTTAAACAaacccataccctccccccaccccaccccacccccatccccgccacctgtccccagcccctccccccccctccccccccccacacacacagagtcacacaaacagacagacagacatagacagacacacacgcgcgcgcacacagcacacacacacacacacacacacacacacacacacacacacacacacacacagagtgacacacacacacacacatacacacacacacacacacacacacacacacacacgcacacacacacacgtacgcaaactTATGCCTACACTTGGTGTTGATTTGTCATAATTCGATCCTCCAAAAcattggagaaaaacaacaacatagtagCCAGTTGATTCAATGCTGCAGAGGCTTATTCCCTTGTAAAACAACACAACGATGTCCAcatccacccttcctctctccattAAAGGGGATCTTAGAAATAAAAGGTGCATGGAGGGCGTGTCTATACACGATCCTGCCAGCATTGATCTGATCGGTGAAATGGCGGtcaatttttcatttcattacaaCAAATACACACCCCACTACTAGTATCTTTCATTATTGTGCAATGTTCAAATCTCATTTTGCACtactttatttttcaacaaatgCTACATCCAAGCAGTCTcacatattcatttttttttcaaccgtaatcttgatttaaaaaatatttttaaaaatcccTGTTCAGTGGATTCACGTTCTTAACCACAAATCAATACAATCTGGATGAATAGTTGGAGAATTTATATAAGACtacagagagacaagaaaaagGAATTGAAATATTACGTGTATAAAGGGGGTCCACCGTGCAACACAAAGTCATCATCAGGATTTTTGTCCCGAATTAGTAGAGCAGTCGACATGATTTTGTTTACGGAAGCAACGTAACTGGATACCGCGCATGCGTGGTGCTGAAGAATGATAATTGTCGAAAATATTTTTTCCAAGAGTTTTAACTTCTGAAAATGTTCAGATAATGAAGTACAAACGAGGTTTATCAATGGGGTTaagatgacaaaaaacaaaacaaaaatcaaaacaaaaaacaaactgacagaatGCAATGGAGGAAAAGTGCTGCTGAGTAACTTCCCTTGCATTGCCAACAGTCAACGCGCCAAaattggtgttgttttgtgttttacggACAGTTTCAGATAGTGTGCGAAGTTCATTTCGTTTTTACTGAATCAAAACGGTATGAAAACTTAACACagttatatatattattttttgcaagtatatttctcttttcataaggaaacagaaagtgaaacaaGACATCACAGTGCAGACGACAGTTTCCATTGGAGCAGATTCACTGACATAATAATATTGACATGGACTGTATCCATTTCATTGAACATAATTACAATGTTCAGTGGATCCATTTTAACCAGGCGCATTGCGTACTGTGGCTGGCACGACTCGGCATCAGCGCATGTGTCGAtaaatcgagtgtgtgtgtgatgtcacctgtgttggttttgtgtgtgaccTGACCATGCCATACGAAGACAAGAATGGTGCTGAGTGCATGCCAAAGACCTTGGTTGACTGATTCAAGTACACACCAGTGAAATGGTGAAAAACTAATTTTGAAAGAAAATCTAGATGATTAGAGAGCAGTGTTTTGCATCCGAACAAAGAACACCAGGATTATACTTACAGTGTATGTGAACTGAGGAATAACAAATTAATTTTGGCCGGCGCTGGGCATCGATCCTCGATCagtgtaagcgcgttgggttacgctgctggtcaggcatctgcttggcagatgtggtgtagcgtatatggatttgtccgaacgcagtggcgcctccttgagctactgaaactgaaactgaaactcagtgcagcgagcagcttcttcttcttctttcccttgactaccgccttcatcattttgaagattctgtagactataaggggggtttgcgtgttttgTGGATTCATGAGGTAGAGGTTTCTGGGCCAGCTAGCACGACATCGGTCCCAAATTGTTAACAGATGTAACGTTCAATGAAAGTCTATGCATACTTCATTTCCGACATTTCACAAAATATGATGCAGGCGTTTCGTGATTCTCATTTATTGAAGTTGCTTTTACTGCTGTCTGACATGAACTTTTTCACTAATGGCTGAAAGAACTGGTCCTTACAGAAAAGTGCAACCAGGAATCAGACTCTTGATCCGCAGATTAGTCACCCTTAACACTGCTTCCTGACTCCATATGTGCCaaatctcccaccaaaattaccaacGAATTCCCACTAATTACCGACAAACTCCCAACATTGAAAATTACCGGATGTAACGATTATTGATGTTGTTCAATGACATTCTTGTCGGGATCTCCGCAAAGCATCGAGCTTCGTATCAATCCTGGATCAATGCCCAGCTGCTTTGATTAGTTTTGCACAGATACCCTCGACCTGCAACTGCTATAGCATTTGGATCCTATTTTTGCTCTTTAGAttttcagggattttttttttagtatattttTTTATGGGATGCCCTGGGATGTTGCCTTGAATCTGTCTTCCAGTTGGAACAAAggagaaaatttttttaaagaaatgttttatactgatgatgaaacAGTTCGCAAAATtaattaggaaaaaaaacaaaacctatcAAGTCAGAGACAGCTTGCTGGCTTTTATATTTTACTCTGTACTGTGCAGTTTTTAAACTTATACTCACATTCATTTCAAACTGCTTAAAAAAACAGTTGGAGTTGACAGTGATGATTACTGCACCAGACTGCAGAATATTTCACTTATACATTTCTCCACATGTACAGTTTACAGTGGAAGTGGAAAATATAGTTAATGCTGTGAGACAACACTTGATAATTTCATTTTCTGATTGCAGCAGTCATGAAAGTCATAACGCCAGAAATCTCATGGCATGGACGGGAACCCATTTTCAGCATTGATCTTCAGCCATGTTCAGGGAATTTCCAGAGGATGGCATCTTGCAGTGTTGAGAAAGCTGTGCGAGTAtgtgggcttttgttgttgttgttttttttttattgaaaaaaaaatcatagatctGTACTAGTGATGGTTTGACTTTAGTTTGAAGCTGAGGTTTAGTTTGTTTAGCACATTTTCATTTAACAGAAGAAAACCTACAATTGTACatgttggggtgggtgtgaaaCTACTTATACCAAACCTGTATTCTGGAAGAGATGCAATCCTTAATATCCACATGCAGGTCAGCAATTGTCAATGTCAGTCACTGACTTAAAGACTTCTTCAGCTTTTTGACTGAAAATGTTGAACATGTCTGTTCTTCTTAAAATGATATTTATTGGCATTTTTAGTGTATATTTGCTAATGTTATGGCTACCTTTAGAATTTTCTTATATGCCAATTCATGAACTAATGTGCATATTatatctcttgttttttgttttatcagaTTATATTGTTtccatgtgaatttttttttcagattctctCATTGTTTCAACATTTGTGTTGTATAGTTTGATACCTCACGTGCATTTGGCTGCGTTCTGACAGTGATGTCTGATGAATGTGCAGATGTGGAGGGTCCGTGTGAATGAAGACAAAGTTGACATTGATTTCCTGGCCAGCCTGAACCGCCACACAGCCACCGTTAACGTCTGTCGATTTTCCCCTGATGGAAATTACCTGGCTACGGCTGGAGATGGTATGATTTAGCTTAATTTTAAAAAGGAAAGGGCTGTATGAACAAAGTGTGTATTAGTTTTTAACACTTCTGTACCCAAAGTACTGATTTATCCGTTAACAcctggttgcttcccttggactgaAGTGTGGGAGTTTTCAAACAGCAGTAGACATATAAAGTTTTACTTTCTCACAGTCTCTGTCAGTTGTATTATCACTCAGTGCTTTTAGTTTTAGCTTTTTGGATTTGCTATTATGAGCTGTGGTAACTTAAAGAGTTTATGTTGTCTTTTCCTTTTAGATGCGGTAGTTTTTAGTGCCATGAAATATTATATGATGATATTGACAATCCTACTAAACTAATTTCTTCAATAAATCTTCCCTTTTATTCTCTCTCCCATGCccgttctccccttccttctattcttttcttcattATCAGTATTAAATGCTTCCacgtccttttttttatttatttatttttttactgttctGCAAAGCGTATTGCAGCAGTTATAATAACAACTAATAGAAGCTTTTCTTCTTTGTGAGCAAtttttgtttgtgcttgtgtgttattttgtggtttgagtgtcagtgtgtgactgtcagggaaAATTTGTCTGCTTGAGCATTGTGAATTTTTATGAGTACAACTTAAAAGCAAACACTGCAATGAGTGTGTATTGTGATTTCGTTCTTGGTTGAGAGAAGTTGAACAATCGTTTTTTCAAAATCTATTTTCTATATGTACCCTGACTGTACATATTGTTGGCAATGACTTTGagatcaaagatatatatatatatatatatatatgtgtgactgTCATATCACATTATCAATTATcgaagacatatatatatgtatatgtgaagGTCATATCAGTTAAGTCCTTGATGAGCAGAAGCACGCTGATGGCTGTTGAGTCTGGCTCCCTTCCACTGCAGCTGCAGGTGAAATTCTGGTCTGTAGTGGGTTCTATTTGTCCCCTGTTTTTTCACCAGGTCCTCTTCCCCGCAGACTGTCTTGACGTTTTGCCCTAAAGGTGCTGGCTTGGTGGGTGGTGTGGCGCCAGGCTTTGCGGTCAGCGGCCAGGGTAGTCCTTTGGCGGGAGTGGATGCCACAGGTTCTGAACAGTGGCCAGGTGATAgttcactgacgggcgcaatagccgagtggttaaagcattggactgtcaatctgagggtcccggcttcgaatcacggtgacggcgcctggtgggtaaagggtggagatttttccgatctcccaggtcaacatatgtgcagacctgctagtgcctgaacccccttcgtgtgtgtatgcaagcagaagatcaaatacgcacgttaaagatcctgtaatccatgtcagcgttcggtgggttatggaaacaagaacatacccagcatgcacacccccgaaaacggagtatggctgcctacatggctgggtctTCAGCAGCATGGCCTTGGTGCCAGTTGTTTGTTAGGCGCCCAGTTTTTTACCATGTCAGTGGGAGGGTCAGACAGCTGTCAGATTCAGTGCAGACCTGTCACacttccctccctctgcccctctttaCTGAGACAAAGGGTTTTCTGTGAAGAAAATGTGTTGGCATCATCAAAACCATAGATCTGATTTAGAAATCTCTGTGGGGCCTTTGGGGACTGTTTGTTTCCTCTTACTGTGAGCAGCTGAACAATTGTATCTTCTTTTCCTGTAATATATACTGCTCATCTAATGAGTCATGTCTGCTGATTTGTCGTTGCTG from Babylonia areolata isolate BAREFJ2019XMU chromosome 6, ASM4173473v1, whole genome shotgun sequence encodes the following:
- the LOC143283150 gene encoding uncharacterized protein LOC143283150; this encodes MSTALLIRDKNPDDDFVLHGGPPLYTERTFFYPTNSDITTTTKKLSQHQYRADLYRDVLQEEEDHNLRSSLRSMARSLRLVSGNIRNNLEEESTAKSYLRPSSRQGTLVFKDELQDREEGALETYSSRAQDPRRWLTQSEWNTSSGHHVAYDDNVARTTVLNKEPSATTRMMSQTMAAAKSLDNNEREAERLWRTVNVDMDMAEVPLTRFTRKDLMASEYFPITMSCSGSERSSSVRRSRPRTRSPQRLAQSARMRALSSERTPVTDNFRNMKRLEKLYLVTSEAPAIASAPPSIISPYREEIAQLRRQRLRLEEEHLQELNRLTTLERVRGPKPKWYELKDSQFHFEAGKNNELLRTQDRWNATLKSRSLELSQSQPDLSTLHMRSASFS